A region of Etheostoma cragini isolate CJK2018 chromosome 2, CSU_Ecrag_1.0, whole genome shotgun sequence DNA encodes the following proteins:
- the gpr83 gene encoding probable G-protein coupled receptor 83, with product MRTVCVWVCVVIWMGSPDAAAAAAEHTLNDSSLLGQGVFSPAEHFLNGSGQLDNRTSGVFLLDFDEGMLEDWRSLASRKRGGGESQDGRVKALLVAAYSLIIVISLFGNTLVCHVVVKKKRTLSATSLFIMNLAVADIFITVLNTPFTLVRFVNSTWVFGRTMCHISRFVQYCSLHVSTLTLTAIALDRRQVILHPLRPRMSPTQGGFWVAVIWIMASCFSLPHAIYQKLLSFTYSKEKERSLCVPDFPEPSDVYWQYIDLLTFILLYMLPLLIITTSYTTVACRLCRQNAIGDTTTAQHAAQRRKRRRTLAMLLLVVGVFAVCWFPLNCYVVLLSSQAIHSSNALYFCFHWLAMSSTCYNPFIYCCLNPTFRQELRLLLDMCRRKGRVVVWMEPELRPVAAPCHRTAWPDNDESLRPRHAFGHASSHQSQALSSQSHNLKDTHVLFIARQALTGRTDTLSVEPIVAVN from the exons AtgagaactgtgtgtgtttgggtatgTGTGGTGATCTGGATGGGCAGCCCTGacgcggcagcagcagcagcggagCACACACTCAACGACTCGTCACTTCTGGGACAGGGAGTATTTTCTCCCGCGGAGCATTTCCTTAACGGTTCGGGTCAGCTGGATAACCGGACGTCTGGAGTTTTCCTTCTAGACTTTGACGAGGGGATGCTGGAGGACTGGCGGTCTCTGGCCAGTAGGAAGCGCGGCGGCGGGGAGTCACAGGACGGGCGCGTCAAGGCGCTGCTGGTGGCCGCCTACTCTCTGATCATTGTGATCTCCCTGTTCGGGAACACTCTGGTGTGCCATGtggtggttaaaaaaaaacgcacCCTGTCCGCCACCAGCTTGTTTATTATGAACCTCGCTGTGGCTGATATCTTCATCACTGTCCTCAATACGCCTTTCACCCTG GTCCGGTTTGTGAACAGCACTTGGGTGTTTGGGAGGACAATGTGTCACATCAGTCGCTTTGTACAGTACTGCTCTCTGCACGTCTCAACTCTCACACTCACTGCAATCGCACTGGACCGTCGACAG GTGATTTTGCACCCTTTGAGACCTCGCATGTCCCCAACACAAGGCGGTTTCTGGGTTGCTGTTATCTGGATAATGGCCAGCTGCTTCTCCCTCCCTCATGCAATCTACCAAAAACTGCTGAGTTTTACATACAG TAAAGAAAAGGAGCGCAGCCTGTGTGTCCCAGACTTCCCGGAGCCATCAGATGTCTACTGGCAGTATATTGACCTCTTGACCTTCATATTACTTTACATGCTGCCACTCCTCATCATCACCACGTCCTACACCACAGTGGCCTGCCGACTTTGTCGCCAAAACGCCATCGGTGACACCACAACAGCTCAGCATGCTGCCCAGAGAAGAAAGCGGCGGCGAACGTTGGCCATGTTGCTCCTGGTGGTCGGCGTGTTTGCTGTCTGCTGGTTCCCGCTCAACTGCTACGTGGTGCTGCTGTCCAGCCAGGCTATCCACTCCTCTAACGCCCTGTACTTCTGCTTTCACTGGCTGGCTATGAGCTCCACCTGCTACAACCCTTTCATCTACTGTTGTCTGAACCCCACCTTTCGCCAGGAGCTGAGGCTCCTCTTAGACATGTGCAGGAGGAAAGGAAGGGTGGTGGTCTGGATGGAGCCAGAGCTCCGCCCTGTGGCTGCTCCTTGTCACAGGACTGCTTGGCCTGACAACGATGAGTCCTTGAGGCCCAGGCATGCTTTCGGCCACGCCTCCTCACATCAGAGTCAGGCTTTGTCCAGTCAGTCCCACAACCTCAAAGATACACATGTGCTCTTTATCGCCCGGCAGGCCCTCACAGGAAGAACTGACACCCTCTCAGTGGAGCCCATCGTGGCTGTAAACTGA